A segment of the Streptomyces sp. NBC_01235 genome:
GAGGAGGGGGGCCGACCGGCGTGGACGAACGTCGTCGCAGAGGGCAGCGGCCTCTTTCCTGTGCCATGTCTGTGAAACGCGGCAACCTTCTGCCCGGCGGCGACCACTGGAAAGCGACACCGGCTCGATCTTCCAGAACGGATGAGCAATGAGAAAGCAGCAAGCCCCACAGCACCGCCGACGCAGGATCCGGCTGGCCGTGGGGGCGCCACTTGCGCTGATCGCCTCGGGTGTGCTCGCCTACGGCGCGGTCTTCGGGACGTTCGGCGACGACGCCGAGCCTCACGCGGCAGCGGCGCCGGCCCCGGTACCCGGCAACGCGACGGCGGCCGTGGCCGCCATGCAGCCGGGCTGGAATCTGGGCAACAGCCTGGACGCCATCCCCGACGAGACCAACTGGGGCCAGCCCCGCACCACCAAGACCCTGCTGGACTCGGTCCGCGCCCAGGGCTTCAAGAGCATCCGTATCCCCGTGACCTGGAGCGACCACCAGGGAGCGGCGCCGAACTACACCATCGACCCGGCGTACATGAGCCGGGTCAAGCAGGTCGTCGACTGGGCGATCGCCGACGGCCTCTACGTGATCATCGACGTCCACCACGACTCCTGGCAGTGGACCAGCAAGATGTCCACCGACCACGACCAGGTCCTGGCCCGCTTCGACACGACCTGGACCCAGATCGCCACCGCGTTCCGGAACGAGCCTGCCCAGCTGGTCTTCGAGAGCGTCAACGAGCCCCAGTTCGACAACGCCGACAACACCCGCAAGGCCCAGCTGCTCAACGAGCTGAACGTGTCCTTCCACAAGGTCGTGCGTGCGTCGGGCGGCAACAACAAGAACCGTCTGCTCATGCTGCCCACCGAGGTCTGCACCCCCGACCAGCGGCTGATGGACAACCTGGCCACCACGATCAAGTCGCTGCACGACTCCCGCCTGATCGCGACCGTGCACTACTACGGCTACTTCCCGTTCAGCGTGAACGTCGCCGGCTCCACCCGCTTCGACACGCAGGCCCGGGGTGACCTGGACACGACGTTCAAGCGGATGCGCGACACCTTCGTCGCCCGCGGCATCCCCGTCGTCCTCGGCGAGTACGGCCTCCTCGGCTACGACCACGGTCCCGGCGCGGTCGAACGCGGCGAGATGCTGAAGTACTTCGAGGCGCTCGGCCACGCCGCCCGCACCAACAAGGTCACCACCGTCCTGTGGGACAACGGCTCCTTCTACGACCGCGGCAAGCTGCGCTGGAAGGACGCGGGGCTGTTCCGCCAGATCAAGTCGAGTTGGACGACACGCTCGGCGACAGCCTCCTCCGACCGCGTCTTCGTGCCGAAGTCCGGCCCCGTCAAGGACCGTTCGCTCACCCTGAACCTGAACGGCGCCACCTTCACGGCGCTCAAGCAGGGCACCACCAAGCTGGTCAGCGGCCGGGACTACACCCTCTCCGGCAACCGGCTCACCCTGAAGGCGGCCGCACTCACCCGGCTCGTAGGCAACCGCTCCCCCGGGGTCAACGCGACGCTCCAGGCCGGGTTCTCCCGAGGAGTTCCCTGGCGCATCCAGGTGATCACCTACGACACCCCGGTGCTGTCGGACACGACCGGTACGACCGCGTCGTTCCGCATCCCCACACAGTTCCGGGGTGACGAGCTGGCGACGATGCAGTCCACGTACGCCGACGGCAGCAATGCAGGCCCGACCGACTGGACCCCGTACCAGCAGTTCAACACCACCTTCGCACCGGACTACGCCAAGAAGACCATCCGCCTGACCCCCGCCTTCCTCGACGCGCTCAAGGACAACGCACGCGTCACGCTCACCTTCCATTTCTGGAGCGGCGCCACCGTGACGTACCACGTGACCAAGTCGGGAACCACCGTGACCGGCACGACCTCCTGACCACGGCTCCGGCCGCCTGCGCCGTCAGCCACTCCGGTGGGCCCGTCGGACACACCGATGCGGGCTCACAGGGGGTGCGCTCGCGTGCGGGGACGCCGGGTGGAGCGGCGCGGCACTTGGGCGTACCAGGCGCCGACCGGGCACCGGGAGATCCCCGCTGCCGCGACCACCGACCCGTGGGGCGACGCGCCCCGCCCGCCGCCCGACCTGGTGCCCAGCCGGAGGCGGAGAGCGCCAGGTCGGGCTCCGACGAACCGTCGGTCACTTCGGCGCAGTCACCGTCACGGCGCAGGCCGTGCCGCTGAGGGTGTAGGAGCTCGGCGGGGCGGTGTCGCCGGTGTGGGTCGCCTGGAAGCCGATGTCGACCGACGCGCCTGGAGCGATGGTGGCGTTGTGGGCGACGTTCCTGGCCGTCACCTGGCCGGAGGCGGGCGAGTAGTCCGCGTTCCAGCC
Coding sequences within it:
- a CDS encoding cellulase family glycosylhydrolase; this encodes MRKQQAPQHRRRRIRLAVGAPLALIASGVLAYGAVFGTFGDDAEPHAAAAPAPVPGNATAAVAAMQPGWNLGNSLDAIPDETNWGQPRTTKTLLDSVRAQGFKSIRIPVTWSDHQGAAPNYTIDPAYMSRVKQVVDWAIADGLYVIIDVHHDSWQWTSKMSTDHDQVLARFDTTWTQIATAFRNEPAQLVFESVNEPQFDNADNTRKAQLLNELNVSFHKVVRASGGNNKNRLLMLPTEVCTPDQRLMDNLATTIKSLHDSRLIATVHYYGYFPFSVNVAGSTRFDTQARGDLDTTFKRMRDTFVARGIPVVLGEYGLLGYDHGPGAVERGEMLKYFEALGHAARTNKVTTVLWDNGSFYDRGKLRWKDAGLFRQIKSSWTTRSATASSDRVFVPKSGPVKDRSLTLNLNGATFTALKQGTTKLVSGRDYTLSGNRLTLKAAALTRLVGNRSPGVNATLQAGFSRGVPWRIQVITYDTPVLSDTTGTTASFRIPTQFRGDELATMQSTYADGSNAGPTDWTPYQQFNTTFAPDYAKKTIRLTPAFLDALKDNARVTLTFHFWSGATVTYHVTKSGTTVTGTTS